A region from the Altererythrobacter sp. H2 genome encodes:
- a CDS encoding alpha/beta fold hydrolase: MALPLLGKCIAQLETLVYILAAQQPVNGRNKHLTEESRMPGDTSVREEKITGRGLTSHTLLAGDPSKPAILLLHGAGPGAHAASNWLHLMPDLAENFFVIAPDLIGFGQSVIPDPWPDNVMGWIGTRVEQCFGVLDALGIEKAHVVGNSMGGALTLQMMSEEPDRLDRVVLMGSIGAPGPKTPELIRLLSFYSDPRHSRYRQLMHSFAYDADKFEGMEEIVNNRFKIATDPEIMKTAVKMIDSMKQGMDGLNMPPSILCKMPHKVLIFHGRQDRIVPLDTSLYLIEHLKHAELYVLDRSGHWSQLERWDVMRPMMEIHFGARSF; encoded by the coding sequence TTGGCTCTGCCGCTTCTGGGTAAATGCATTGCACAATTGGAAACGCTCGTCTACATCCTCGCTGCACAACAGCCCGTAAACGGCCGCAACAAACACTTAACAGAGGAGAGCAGGATGCCAGGCGATACGAGCGTAAGAGAAGAAAAAATTACTGGCCGTGGGCTGACTTCCCACACCTTGCTTGCAGGTGACCCGAGCAAGCCCGCCATTCTTCTGTTGCACGGTGCAGGGCCAGGGGCGCATGCCGCTTCCAACTGGCTGCACCTGATGCCGGATCTGGCAGAAAACTTCTTCGTGATCGCGCCCGACCTGATCGGCTTCGGGCAGTCGGTTATCCCCGACCCATGGCCAGACAATGTGATGGGATGGATCGGCACTCGGGTCGAACAATGCTTTGGCGTGCTCGACGCGCTGGGGATTGAGAAGGCCCATGTAGTCGGCAATTCGATGGGCGGCGCGCTTACCCTGCAGATGATGAGCGAAGAGCCTGACCGGCTTGATCGGGTGGTGCTGATGGGTTCGATCGGTGCCCCTGGCCCCAAAACTCCTGAGCTTATCCGCCTGCTGTCGTTCTATTCCGATCCGCGGCACTCACGTTACCGCCAGTTGATGCACAGTTTCGCTTATGACGCCGACAAGTTCGAAGGCATGGAAGAGATCGTCAACAATCGCTTCAAGATCGCCACCGACCCCGAGATCATGAAAACTGCGGTCAAGATGATCGATTCGATGAAACAGGGGATGGACGGGCTCAACATGCCGCCTTCTATCCTGTGCAAGATGCCGCACAAGGTGCTGATCTTCCACGGCCGGCAGGATCGCATCGTACCGCTTGATACCAGCCTCTATCTGATCGAGCATCTGAAACACGCCGAGCTTTACGTGCTCGATCGGTCGGGCCATTGGTCGCAGCTTGAGCGTTGGGACGTCATGCGGCCGATGATGGAAATCCATTTCGGCGCGCGTAGCTTCTGA
- a CDS encoding MarR family winged helix-turn-helix transcriptional regulator codes for MPDEISQDSYVTEADEIVFLVEEVPRKLRRLFDASTAKFGLTRTQWRALAYIFRSPGLTQTELARHLDLERASVGHVIDQLEKAHFVERRSIEGNRRVWSLHLLPKAIEILPSLRLEADAIYTQLLAGISATEYNTVKTLLGKMSGNIAD; via the coding sequence ATGCCGGACGAAATCAGCCAAGATAGCTATGTGACCGAGGCCGACGAGATCGTTTTTCTCGTCGAGGAAGTTCCGCGCAAACTGCGCAGGCTGTTTGATGCGTCCACGGCAAAATTCGGCCTGACTCGCACTCAATGGCGCGCCCTTGCCTATATATTCCGCTCACCGGGACTCACCCAGACCGAACTTGCAAGACACCTCGATCTTGAACGCGCGAGTGTGGGTCATGTGATCGATCAGCTGGAAAAGGCCCATTTTGTCGAGCGGCGCTCAATCGAAGGGAATCGCCGCGTCTGGAGCCTGCACCTGCTTCCCAAGGCTATCGAGATACTTCCATCGCTCAGGCTAGAGGCCGACGCGATATACACTCAACTGCTGGCCGGGATTTCCGCAACTGAGTATAACACAGTCAAGACCCTGCTGGGGAAAATGTCTGGCAACATTGCTGACTAA